The following DNA comes from Scyliorhinus canicula chromosome 26, sScyCan1.1, whole genome shotgun sequence.
CAGAATGTTTTGCAGGAATACGATAAAGCAAAATATGACACCGAGCCTCAAAAGAGGTATTAAGTCAGATGGTCAAAAGCATGGTCAGAGGTGGATATGAAGTAGTTTCTTGAGGGAGGCAGAGgcggagaggtgtttggaggaaattgcagagctTGAAGcctgggcagctgaaggcacaaccGCCAATGGTGGAGTCATTAAAATCAGGAGTATcgaagaggccagaattgcagAACATAGACATCATGGAGGGTTGCGAGTTTGAAggttgcagagatggggagggtcaagtcaaggagggatttgaaaccAAGGATGATGCTTGTCGAGGAGCCACAGTTGGTGAGTCAGAACAAGGGTGAGAGGAGAATGAGACCTGTgagttaagacatgggcagcagagttttgggtgaTGTTGGGTTGACTGAGCAGAGAATGTGGGATACCAGCCAGGAGTGTGTTCAAGGAGTTGAGTCCCAAGATAATGATGGCATAAATGAGGGATTTCGGCAGCAGATGAGCAAAATATTAACACCTATGCAAGTGATGAAGCACCTGTTTTAACATGTGTCTGAAACATCCTAAACAGTATGATTCCTCTGACTGggaaacacagggagagagagagagacagcacggtagcattgtggatagcacaattgcttcacagctccagggtcccaagttcgatttcgacttgggtcactgtctgtgtggagtctgcacatcctccccgtgactgcgtgggtttcctccgggtactcaggtttcctcccacagtccaaagatgtgcaggttgggtggattggccatgaaaaattgtccaaaattctatgattaacctaggacaaaagttcggcgcaacatcgtgggccgaagggcctgttctgtgctgtatttctctatctctatctatctaactgcATCAATTAAGCCAGCTGAATTCTGATCAACATAGCAATTAAATATTGACTTGTAGCCCATCCGTCGTCTTGTGGAAGCTGCTGCCTTACTTGGCTTGGCTGTCAGTGACATTCTTGAAGTATCTAAGGGGTTGGTTGATTTAGTTGTGATAACTCTGTTTTGAAACCCCACTATCGTTATGTGCGAGAGTGTTCCAACCTCAAATACTATTTTTGCGTTGTGTATTGCTTTCATGGATGTAGATGTAGTTTGCGGAAACAGTGAGAATGCAAACCTCTCTTTCGTTAAGCAACAATAAAAGTATTTATGAATGTAGAAAATGGTAGTGAAGCACTACAAGAACAGTCGTATACTTTTACAGTAAGCAGTCAGCCCCTGGAAGACTGGAAACCCAAAAGCATCTATTTTTCTCATAATTCTAAAGTCGATACGAGACCCCTCCGTTTCCCAAACAACAACTGTAAATCTATTGGTCAAATGTAGCCAGTGATGACATTAACGTATGGACTAAGTGACTTGGACTTGGGAATAGTTTTCAGTTCTGCAAAGAAAATCATCTTTTGCACAAACTGGCTTTTTCCTTCACTTCAACTCCAGCTGAACTTTTTCTGAGGTTGGCTGCCTCTTTCTCACTGTTTCGGTGGGTGTGTCTCTCTGTTTCGTGGNNNNNNNNNNNNNNNNNNNNNNNNNNNNNNNNNNNNNNNNNNNNNNNNNNNNNNNNNNNNNNNNNNNNNNNNNNNNNNNNNNNNNNNNNNNNNNNNNNNNctctctctctctctctctccctgtctctctctctcctctctccctgtctctctctctctctctctccctgtctctctctctctctctctccctgtctctctctctctctctctccctgtctctctctctctctctctccctgtctctctctctctctctccctgtctctctctctctctctctccctgtctctctctctctctctccctgtctctctctctctctctccctgtctctctctctccctgtctctctctctctctgtctctctctctctctctctgtctctctctctctgtcgcgctctctctccctgtgtctgtctcgcgctctctctctctctgtccctgtgtctgtctcgctctctctctctctctctgtccctgtgtctgtctcgctctctctctctctctctctgtccctgtgtctgtctcgctctccctctctctgtccctgtgtctgtcgcgctctctctctctctctctctgtccctgtgtctgtctcgcgctctctctctctgtccctgtgtctgtcttgctctctctctctctctctctctctctctctctgtctctctctctgtctctctctctgtctctctctctctctctctctctctctgtctctctctggctctctctgtccctgtgtctgtctctctctctctctctctctctgcctgtgtgtctctctctctctctctgcctgtgtgtgtgtctctctctctctctctctctgcctgtgtgtgtgtgtctctctctctctgtctccctcacagCTGTTGCCGGCAACTAGCGAGCCAAAATTCAACACATAAAAacgccatctcttgtggaacccctcactttctccccctcagaccaaatGCCACCTTCTCCAAATGCAAGAATTCCATTAGATCCACCAACCCTGCCAAGGCTcagagtggagaagctgacctccaccccaacaggacccacctgtAAGTGATGAACAAGGCTAAGGCTAAACAATTGCCCCCGCTCCCACCTGCAACTCCGGCAaatctgacaccctgaaaatggcctcggtccctggtgctgtgaggcagcagtgttaagcactgtgCAGCTGCGCCGCCCCTAGTTCATCACCTTGCAGGAAAAAAGCCTTCAGTTTTACTCCAGTGTGCTTGATAGACAGATATACTTGGGTCTGTATTGAGAGGGATTAGTATATGAAGGAATGGCTGCTTTGCATCTCATTTTCTGTTCTCCCTCTTAGGAAATTGATTGCTACATCAGTCAAGCCAAGGATCGTGGCTATGAAACCATGGTGAATTTTGGCAGGAAGGGACTAAACATGGCAGCGACTGTCGCTGTGAGTGCTGCTGCAAAGGTATTTGTCAACAGGAACTGTCCTTTCATCATAACAATGATTCTTGTGACTTTTCAACGTAATTTTCTCAAGACCATGATAACTGTGATGGAGATAGTTCATTGCATTCATGGGACTATCTCGGTAAGAATTAGTGAGCAAGATAGGACATGCCGTACTAACTTAGCTCTATAATCCTGCACAATTGTTATCTTTTGTTGCCGGACATTTGGCTAGGTTACTTTTACTTCCTATTCGCAGACGCCTGAAGAAAGGCCACCTTCAACAATTGAATGTCCTGTTAGGGAGTTCAGAAGGCACTTGAGTCAAACACATGGAGTGGAagttgagtcacatgtaggacaggtACGGGTTACAGATTCCCTTCCTGAAAGGACTTTTTCAAAGCAGTCTGATTTAATGGCCACAAATTATTAGTGATAGAATGCGTTTCGCAGCTTATTCTGATTGAATTTGCAGTATGACCAGTATAGTGGTTTCCATTATTAATGATGTCTGTTTCTCCAAAtgttaattcctgggatggagggattgtTCTCTAACAGAGATTAAATAGACTGGGCTTTTATTCTCTGGTGTTGAGAGATGAGAGGGGATCCCATTCAAACGTgaaaaattcttacagggctaaACTGGaggaattagaacagtacagcacagaacaggcccttcggccctcaatgttgtgccgagcaatgatcaccctactcaagcccacgtatccaccctataccagtaacccaacaacccccataacattattttttaggacactaagggcaatttagcctggccaatccacctaacccgcacatctttggactgtgggaggaaaccggagcacccggaggaaacccacgcacacacggggaggacgtgcagactccgcacagacagtgacccagccgggaatcgaacctgggaccctggagctgtgaagcattgatgctaaccaccatgctaccgtggtgcccactATGTTGCAGGGCCGGGTCGGGGGTGGTTATTCTAGAATCAGGGGACAGAGGTTGGCCATTTGGGACTGAAATGAGGACGCATTTCTTCACTGAGAGGATGGTGAGCCTTTGGAATTATTGCCCGAGGGCTTTGGAGGATCAAACattatgttcaagactgagatcagtCGATTTCTATGTATTAAAAAAAGCATCAAGGAGGGGCGGTAtcgtggtgcactggttagcactgctgcctcagtactgaggacccgggttcaatcccggccctgggtcactgtccgtgtggcgtttgtacattctccccatgtctgcgtgggtctcacccccacaacccaaagatgtgcagggtgggtggattggccacgctaaattgcccctgaattgggaaaaagAGTAATTGGggattctaaatttatttgaaaaaataatggcttgaagggctgaatggtctatctTTGATTCTAGTTTTTGTTATTCTTTTAAGTTTTCAACATGTTCAACACTGGCTGATTGTCTATTACCTAGGGGTTACAGATCCACCCGTTTCAATTGCGATGTACATTTAATTTGTCTCGCAGCTTTGCAACACTTAATGTTGCCTTGTTAAACAAGTTTCATAAACAGAATGTGGAAAAACAGCTTGCTGAGCAAGTTGTTTCCCTGCAGGGTGATATCAGCTATGACATGATGAATGGGGTAAAAGCATTCGGATGCTCAATGTTTGAAAAGTCATTTTTTTCTTGGTGATCTGCTAACTATTTGGATCATGGGTTAATTCCTTCAGAGGGTCATCTTGGAAATGTGACTGTCCTTTACATTACATTAAATGCGAATCACCTGTGCATTTTCCTCCATTATTTTTACTTCACTTGAAGGTACCTTGCAGTGTGAGCAGTATTTGCTTTTTCAGTGACATATCCTTGTTTTCCTGATATTGTAGAGTCAGGGAGCTATCACTGGACGCCTGCGTAGTTTCAGCATGCACGATTTAACGAGCATTTCGGGCGACGAGCCAGTACATTACAGAGACCCTCTTTATcctgaggaggagctgaggggaaGGAAACCCATCTCTGCTGCACGAGTGGAGTACTGTGAGTCGATAAATTTTGTGTGCTATTGAGCAAATGTGGGAAAGTAGAACGGAATCACTTTTGAAACTGTCTGTTTCATTTACTGTCCAGAGGTGAAAAGAGTAAGAGGTTTTTCTAAAGGAATCTTCAGTTCAACAATGCATCATTTCCTGTACAGAATTCGGGGGTTTAAATTACTTGGTTTTAATATTGACTGTTTGTCCTTTTTGAAGGTATCAAATATCCATGTGAATACCTTGTTTCCTGTCTTTTCCTATATACTGTCTTCAGTCAGGTACTCATGACATTATCTGTTATACCTATATGTGGGGATGAAACCTGGACTTGCAGATTGGGAACATTATCATAATTCAatatgccagggcagcacggtggcacagtggttagcattgctgcctacggcgctgaggacctgggttcgaatcccggccctgggtcactgtctgtgaggagtttgcacattctccccgtgtctgcgtgggtttcgcccccacaacccaaagatgtgcaggttaggtggattggccactctaaattgccccttaattggaaaaaataattgggtactctaaatttaaaaaaaaaaataattcaatatGCCAACATGTTCCTAGTGTCATCACTGAAGACAGGATTAATCATAATATTGTACTTAAACTTAACCATTTCACTATTCAACCCATGTCCCAAGTATTGAGAAAAGTTGAGCACAAAGCTATTTCTGTGGCATTGTGAAGTGTACATTAAAGCACCATTAGTTCTATAAATGTCATCAGAATTCCAAGTTTGAATTATTTGGTATCCTGTCAGCCTTACTTTATCAGAATCGGGTAACTTCAGCTATCTTTGGTGTTTAGGATTGGTGTACTCCAGTATCTGTAGAGGAAAAGACAAGGAAAAAATGGTCTATAGTGGTGGCCTCTACTTGGTTTGCCCCATGAGGCCCGTTGTTGGTATCTGGGTAGGGCATCTGTGTCTTGACCTGCGTTGCTGATTGAACTGGAAGAGATTTTTGTGGACCACATATTTAGTCTGTGCCCCTTGGGTAAGTCAGTGCCCACGTCGCAAATCAAAATGTTATGGTCAGCATTTAAAAGATTGTCGTCATTCTACTGTGTAATAGAGAAATGTTCCCGAGTGGCGCAAAAGAGACCCATAGCCGAATAACAATTTGAGGGTTACATTAATTATCACTGTTTAATGGCATTGGTGGAAGCATACCTCAGAGAAAACCCAAAGCAGTGAGTGCCTTGAACTGCACAGATCCAGAAGGCTGCCAGTTCAAACTTTGTTATTCATTCAGTTAGCTGACTTCAGTTGGAGCCTGACAGTCGCCCTCAGCACTCTTATTTGAAGAGAAAAAGAGCGGCTCCTATTGACTGTCCAATGGTGCCCACCAGAAAGTACTTGTATCTGAGGAAACATTGTTAGTGAAATGGTGATGGGTACAACAGATGCTGTGTGAAAAACCCAAAGGTGATGAACACATTTATTCCAGCTAAGGTCAGTACCTCCAGGCGAGGAAAGGAAAAATGCTAATTATTGTCAGTGTTGAAAGTATAATTCAGGAAGGAAACCAGTGCATATGTTCTGATTGCGTTTCTCAGTAATGTGTTTAACTTTTCAGCTCGAAGACTCCCTGTGACGACACCAAATGATCGATTCGCAGGTGAGAGTGATTCTCAGGATGAGTGCAAGTCTGATGGTGAAGTAGAATGCCAAAGAGGTTCATTGCGTCATCAGGAAGTACAAAACTTCAAACGGATCAGACGAGTCCAGAGCCACCAAGTGGCCAAGAAAAAGCTGCAGGGCAAAGAGGTAAGATTCTCTTgtctcactttttttttaaaagggctgCGAGATTACTTAATCCACTTGTGTTAGTTTCTGTACGGGCCAAATGACTGTCCAGATCTGGACTTTCCTTGCACAGAAGATTGAGTTTCTTTCCAAATACAAAACCGTCTGCAGGGAGGCTAAATTGACATGTCCCAAGGAGTATCCTGACCCTAAAATGGAGAAATGctaggaaatcagaagcgcaaactgacttgggagtccttgttcacatttCTCTTAACGTTAACTTGCAGGTtctgtcagcagttaggaaggcaaatgcagtgttagcattcatgtcgagagggctagaatacaagaccagggatgtacttctgagtctGTATAAGAAAGGCTCTGGTcggaccctatttggagtattgtgagcagttttgggcccggaTCTAAGGAAGgacatgctggccttggaaagatccagaggaggttcacaagaatgatccctggaatgaagagcttgtcgtatgaggaatggttgaggactctggatctgcactcgttggagttcagaaggatgagggggagatcttattgaaacttacaggatactgtgaggcctggatagagtgggtgtggagaggatgtttccacttgtaggaaaaactagaaccagaggacaccgcctcagattaaagggacgatcctttaaaacagagatgtggaatttcttcagccagagggtggtgaatctgtggaactctttgccgcagaaggctgtggaggccaaatcactgagtgtcttcaagacagagatagataggttcttgattaataaggggaccagggcttatggggagaaggcaggagaatggggatgagaaaaatatcagccatgattgaatggtggagcaggcccgatgggccgagtggcctaattctgcttctgtgtcttatggtcttgcagTGTTGCAAATTGCTCGAGGGGAGCAATGTCTTGAGTGAAGCACTCTGTGTTTCCATAATTCCAAATTGTTTGTGTTAGTTTTATCATCCTGTTGCCTAAAGATAGAACTGGTTACGTAAACAACTTTTTACAGTTTATAAGTA
Coding sequences within:
- the LOC119957300 gene encoding receptor expression-enhancing protein 1-like isoform X4 — encoded protein: MLTFGTLYPAYTSYKAVKTKNVKEYVRWMMYWIVFAIFTTIETFTDIFISWFPFYYEIKVAFVVWLLSPYTKGASMIYRKFIHPTLSSKEKEIDCYISQAKDRGYETMVNFGRKGLNMAATVAVSAAAKTPEERPPSTIECPVREFRRHLSQTHGVEVESHVGQSQGAITGRLRSFSMHDLTSISGDEPVHYRDPLYPEEELRGRKPISAARVEYSRRLPVTTPNDRFAGESDSQDECKSDGEVECQRGSLRHQEVQNFKRIRRVQSHQVAKKKLQGKEVVMKSVKVRAKKKVVQSNSDTL
- the LOC119957300 gene encoding receptor expression-enhancing protein 4-like isoform X3, with the translated sequence MMYWIVFAIFTTIETFTDIFISWFPFYYEIKVAFVVWLLSPYTKGASMIYRKFIHPTLSSKEKEIDCYISQAKDRGYETMVNFGRKGLNMAATVAVSAAAKTPEERPPSTIECPVREFRRHLSQTHGVEVESHVGQSQGAITGRLRSFSMHDLTSISGDEPVHYRDPLYPEEELRGRKPISAARVEYSRRLPVTTPNDRFAGESDSQDECKSDGEVECQRGSLRHQEVQNFKRIRRVQSHQVAKKKLQGKEVVMKSVKVRAKKKVVQSNSDTL
- the LOC119957300 gene encoding receptor expression-enhancing protein 1-like isoform X1 encodes the protein MVSWLISRLVVLTFGTLYPAYTSYKAVKTKNVKEYVRWMMYWIVFAIFTTIETFTDIFISWFPFYYEIKVAFVVWLLSPYTKGASMIYRKFIHPTLSSKEKEIDCYISQAKDRGYETMVNFGRKGLNMAATVAVSAAAKTPEERPPSTIECPVREFRRHLSQTHGVEVESHVGQSQGAITGRLRSFSMHDLTSISGDEPVHYRDPLYPEEELRGRKPISAARVEYSRRLPVTTPNDRFAGESDSQDECKSDGEVECQRGSLRHQEVQNFKRIRRVQSHQVAKKKLQGKEVVMKSVKVRAKKKVVQSNSDTL
- the LOC119957300 gene encoding receptor expression-enhancing protein 1-like isoform X2 codes for the protein MVSWLISRLVVLTFGTLYPAYTSYKAVKTKNVKEYVRWMMYWIVFAIFTTIETFTDIFISWFPFYYEIKVAFVVWLLSPYTKGASMIYRKFIHPTLSSKEKEIDCYISQAKDRGYETMVNFGRKGLNMAATVAVSAAAKSQGAITGRLRSFSMHDLTSISGDEPVHYRDPLYPEEELRGRKPISAARVEYSRRLPVTTPNDRFAGESDSQDECKSDGEVECQRGSLRHQEVQNFKRIRRVQSHQVAKKKLQGKEVVMKSVKVRAKKKVVQSNSDTL